The sequence below is a genomic window from Massilia oculi.
GCAGGCCGCCGGATGGCAGTGGCGGATCCCGCTGCAGCACCGCACCGGAAACGGCTATGTCTATTCCAGCCGCCACGTCATCAGCGACGACGAAGCGCATGCCACGCTGCTGGCCAATCTCGACGGCAAGGCCCTGGCCGAGCCGCGCCGGCTGGCCTTCACCACCGGCATGCGCAAGCAATTCTGGAGCCGCAACGTGGTGGCGCTGGGATTGGCCAGCGGCTTTCTCGAGCCGCTCGAATCGACCAGCATCTACCTGGTCCAGTCCGGCATCACGCGCCTGCTGGGCCTGTTCCCGCGACGCGATGTCAGTCCGCTGCTGGCCGAGCGCTACAACCGCGATACCGCCGCGGAATACGAACGCATCCGCGATTTCCTGATCCTGCACTACCACGCCACCACGCGCGACGACACGCCATTCTGGAACGCCTGCCGCACGATGGCGATTCCCGACAGCCTGCGCGAGGCCATCGAACTGTTCCGCGCCGATGGGCGCTACCTGCGCCATGGCGAGGACTTTTTCGCCCTGCCGAACTGGGTGCAGGTGATGCTGGGGCAGGGCATCGTGCCGCGCAGTTATCACCCGATGGTCGACCAGGTGCCCGGGCAGCGGGTGGCGGAGCACGTCGACGGCGTGCGCGCCATGCTGGCGCAGGCCGTCGCCACCATGCCGACCCATCAGGAATGGATCGACCGCTACTGGAAGGCTCCCGTCGCATGAATGCACTGTCCGCAATGATGTCCTCCACGCGCCTGCTGCTGGCGCTGACCCTGGCGCTGTTCGCCGGCGCCGCCCAGGCCCAGGCCCCGCTGCAGTTCACCATCGACCAGGGCTGGACCTTCCGCATGGTGCCGGGCGACGCCCAGGCCGGCGCCTATCCGGAAGCGGCGCCGTCGCGCGCGGCGACGGTGCCCGGCACGGTGCACACCGACCTGATGGCGCACGGCCTGATTCCCGACCCCTATGTCGGCGCTGCCGAGGCCGGGCTGCAATGGATCGGCCTCGCGGACTGGGAATACCGCGTGGAATTCGACGCCCCGGGCGCGGCCATGCGCAACGCGCGCAGCGACCTGGTGTTCGAAGGACTGGACACCTTCGCCGAAGTCTGGCTCAACGGCCACAAGGTGCTCGACGCCGACAACGCCCACCGCACCTGGCGCGTGCCAGTGGAGAAACGCCTGCGCGCGAGCGGCAACGTCCTGCGCATCGTGCTGCGTTCGCCGATCGCGCGGATGCTGCCGCAGGTCGCGGCGATGCCGCACAAGATCGCCGGCAACTATCCCTCGCCCTACGGCGACGAGCCGAAGGACGCCATGACCGCCAACTTCGTGCGCAAGCCCGGCTATCACTACGGCTGGGACTGGGGGCCGCGCTACGTCGGCGCCGGCATCACCAGGCCGGTGGTGCTGGAAAGCTGGGATGCGGTGCGCATCGACGACCTGCAACTGCGCCAGGACCGGGTCGACGCCACGCGCGCCGACGTGAGCGCGATCGCTTCGCTCGACGCGGTGCGCGAAGCTACGGTCGAGCTGCGCCTGTGGCAGACCGCACCCGATGGCGCGCGCACGCTGGCCGCCCGCCAGCGCGCCCGGCTGGCCGCCGGCGCCAATCGCATCGCGCTGCCGGTGACGGTCGACGGGCCGCAGCGCTGGTTCCCGAACGGCTACGGCAAGCAGCCGCTGTACCGCTACGAGCTCGAGGTGATGGACACGGCCGACGGCAAGGCCCGGCTGGCGAGCGTATTCGCCCGCACCGGGCTGCGCAGCGTCGAACTGCGCCGCGATCGCGACCCGCGCGGCACCGCCTTCTACTTCGTCGTCAACGGCATCCCGGTGTTCGCCAAGGGCGCCAACACGATCCCGTTCGACATGTTCCAGCCGCGCGTCAAGAAGGCCCAGCTGCGCCGCGCGCTGGAACTGGCGCAGGGCGCCAACATGAACATGCTGCGCAGCTGGGGCGGCGGCTACTACGAAGGGCGCGACTTCTATGACCTGGCCGACGAGCTGGGCCTGCTGGTCTGGCAGGACTTCATGTTCGGTGGCGGCATGCAGCCGGCCTACGACCCGGCGTTCCGCGCGAACGTCGTGCACGAGGCGCGCGACCAGGTGCGGCGCCTGCGCAACCATCCGAGCGTGGTCCTGTGGTGCGGCAATAACGAGCAAGAGATCGCCTGGAAATACTGGGGCCACGGCAAGACGCTGAAGGCGGCCGATCCGGCTTTCGCCGACCAGGTGTGGAAGGGCTATGTACAGCTGTTCGGCACCGACCTGCGCCAGGTGGTGCGGGAAGAGGGCGGCGGCATCGGCTATTGGTCCAGCTCGCCGAGCGAAGACTTGCAGGAAGTGGCCAATTCCGAGGCCAGCGGCGATATGCACTACTGGGAAGTGTGGGGCAATCCGGCCCATCCGGTCAGCAAGTACCTGGAGATCACGCCGCGTTTCATGTCCGAATACGGCCTGCAGGCGTGGCCGGTCCAGCGCACCATCGACGCCTTCGCCCGGCGCGACCAGCAGCAGCTCGGCTCGCCCGTGATCGACGCCCACCAGAAATTCATGGCCGGCAAGGGCAACGAACGCCTGATGAAGTACATCGAGGACGAGTTCGGCACGCCGCGCGACTTCGCCGGCTTTGTCTACTTGAGCCAGGCGATGCAGGCCGAAGGCATCGAGCTGGCGGCGCTGCATCACCGGCGCAGCCGCCCGTACACGATGGGCTCGCTGTACTGGCAGCTCAACGACGTCTGGCCGGGCGCTTCCTGGTCCGGCATCGACTGGTATGGCCGCCCGAAGGCGCTGCACTTCCACGCGCGCCGCTTCTTCGCGCCGGTGGCGCTGGCTGCGCTGCGCGACGCCGGGGGCGAGACCGGGGTCAGCCTGCTCAATGACCGTACCCGCCGCGTGCGCGGCGAGCTGCGGACCCGCGTGATGACGCTGGACGGCACGGTGCTGCGCGACGACAGCAAGGCGGTCGAGATGGCGCCGCTGTCGGCGACCAGGGTGGCCGGCTACCGCGACGCCGGGCTGCTGGGCAAGGCCGATCCCGCATCCACCGTCGCCGTGTTCGAGCTGCGGGCCGAGGACGAACCGCCTGCGCGCGCGGTGGTGTACTTCGCGCCGGCCAAGCGCATCGCCTGGCGGGATGCGGGCCTGAACGCCACACTGCGCCGCGACCCGGCGCACCCCGGCGCCTACCTGCTCGACGTCTCCGCTTCCAGCGTCGCGCGCGCGGTCTGGATCGACTTCGGCAATCTCGACGCCGACCTGTCCGACAACGCCTTGACCCTGCTGCCCGGCGAGCGCATCACGCTGAACGTGACGTCCGATGCCAGCGAAGACGCCTTGCGCGCCGCCCTGCAACTCCGCACGCTGGCCGATGCCGTGCCAGCCACCCTTCCACAGACCAGGAGCCCCTCCGCACCATGACGCAGAACGCCACCGCTCACGATTCCCGCAGCGCCGCCTTGCTGTCCGACCAACCACGCAGCGCCGGCCCGCGCCTGCGCGCCATCGCCGCCCAGGTCGCCGCCGCCGCGCTGCTGCTCGGCTGCGCCAGCACCACGCCCGACACCCTGGGCCCCGCCGGAGGCGCGGCCCGGTTCTCGAGCTCGTTCGAGACCAACGACCCCATGCCGGTCGCCCTGGCCGGCGGCGGCGTGCGCGTCGAAGCCGGCGCTGGCCCGGAGCGTCCCTACACCGCCAAGGCCAAGGCCGGCTACACGGGCCTGCGCGCACTGCGCTACCAGGCCGAAGGCAGTGGCGGGCGGATGCAGCTGTTTCCGGTCGATATCGCCATCGATGCGAACACCACGCTGTCGTGGAAAGTGCTGCCCGAGATCGTGGACGACGACACGGTCGCCTCGACCGGCGTCTCGCTCGACCTGGTGCTGGACGACGGCAGCCGCCTGTCGCAACTCGGCGCCCTCGATCACCATGGCGTGCGCCTCGGCGCCGCCTCCCAGGCCGAATCGAAGACCCTGTACCCGCAGCAGTGGGCGAACAAATCGGTGCGCCTGGGCCAGCTGAAGGGACGCCGCATCAAGTCGATCGAGCTCGAGGTGCAGCCTGCCGGCGGCAAGGCCGGCAAGGCGGTCGGCTGGCTGGACGACATCGTCATCGCCGACCAGGCGCCGCTGGCCGTCACGCGCGTGTCGGACTACGTGCGGGCGACGCGCGGCACGCAGGCCAACGGCACCTTCTCGCGCGGCAACAACATTCCGGCCACGGCGATGCCGCACGGATTCAACTTCTGGACCCCGGTCACCGACGCCAGCACGCTCAGCTTCATGTACAGCTGGAACGAGAAGAATGGTCCCGACAACCGGCCGCGCCTGCAGGCGCTGTCGCTCAGCCACCAGCCGAGCCCCTGGATGGGGGACCGCCAGACCTTCCAGGTGATGCCGTCGGCCGCCAGCGGCCAGCCCGACCCCGACCGCCAGCGCCGCGCGTTGTCGTTCTCGCACGAGCAGGAAGAAGCGCGTGCGCATGGCTACCGCGTCGACTTCGACAACGGCATCCGCGCCGAGATCGCGCCGACCGAGCGCGCCGCGGTGTTCCGCTTCCGTTTCCCTCGCGATGCCGACGCCAACCTCCTGTTCGACAACGTCGACGCGCGCGGCGGCCTGACGCTGGACGCGGCGACCCAGACCCTGCGCGGCTACACCGACACCCGCAGCGGCCTGTCGAACGGCGCCTCGCGCATGTTCGTGTTCGCGCGCTTCGACCAGCCATGGACCGCCAGCGGCGCGCTCGAGACCGGACGCCCGACCGGCTACGTCAAGTTCAAGCCCGATGCCAACGGCGAGGTGCGCATGCGCATCGCCACCTCGCTGATCTCGCTCGAGCAGGCGCGGCGCAATCTGGAGATGGAAGTCGGCGACGCCGGTTTCGAGACGGTGCGCGAGCGGGCCCAGGTCGCCTGGGACGCCGAACTGGGCCGGGTGAACGTGCAGGGCGCCAGCGAAGACCAGCTGGTGACCGTGTACTCCAACCTGTATCGCCTGTTCCTGTATCCGAACATGGCCCGGCCGGACTGGCGCCATGCCGACCAGAGCGGCTGGTCCAAGGACAATGCCGGCGGCGACGCCGCCAGCACCTCGGCCAGGATCATCCCGGGCAAGAACTTCGTCAACAACGGCTTCTGGGACACCTTCCGTACCACCTGGCCGGCCTACGCGCTGCTCACGCCGACCCGCGCCGGCGAGCTGGTCGACGGCTTCCTGCAGCAATACCGCGACGGCGGCTGGATGGCGCGCTGGTCGTCGCCGGGCTATGCCGACCTGATGGTGGGCACCAGCTCCGATGTCGCCTTCGCCGACGCCTGGCTCAAGGGCGTGCGCGGTTTCGACGTGCACCAGGTCTACGAAGCGGGCCTGAAGAACGCGACGGTGGCGCCGCCGGTCTCGAACGTGGGCCGCAAGGGCCTGGCCAAGTCGATGTACCGCGGCTACGCCGACACCTCGGTGCACGAGGGCATGTCGTGGACGCTGGAAGGCGCGCTGAACGACTTCGGCCTGGCCCGCATGGGGCAGGCGCTGGCGGTCGAAGAGGCCGGCAAGGGCAATTCGGCGCGCGCGCGCCGCTACCGCGAGGAGAGCGAATACTTCGCCTCCCGCGCCACCGACTACGTGCACCTGTTCGACCCGGCGACGAACTTCTTCCGTGGCCGTGACGCCAAGGGCCAGTGGCGCCAGCCGGCGGCCAGCTTCGAGCCGCGCCTGTGGGCGGCGGACTACACCGAAGCCAACGCCTGGACCTTCGCGTTTACCACGCCGCATGATGTCGAGGGGCTGGCCAGCCTGATGGGCGGACGCGACAAGCTGGCGGCGCGCCTGGACCAGTTCTTCGCCACCCCGGAGACGGGTGAGGAAAAATTCTCGGGCCGTTACAAGCGGGTGATTCATGAGATGACCGAGGCGCGCGACGTGCGCATGGGCATGTATGCGCACAGCAACCAGCCCTCGCATCACATTCCGTGGCTGTACGCCTCGGTCGGCCAGCCGTGGAAGACCCAGGCGCTGACCCGGGAAGCGCTGCGCCGCCTGTACCTGGGCAGCGAGATCGGCCAGGGCTATGCCGGCGACGAGGACAATGGCGAGATGTCGGCCTGGTACACCTTCGCCATGATGGGCTTGTATCCGATGCGGATGGGCTCTCCCGAGTACGTGATCGGTTCGCCGGCCTTCGCGCGCACCGACGTGCGGCTGGAGAACGGGCGCATGCTGAGCGTGATCGCGCACAACAACAGCCCGCAGAACGTGTACGTGCAGTCGCTCAAGGTCAACGGCAAGCCGTGGAACCAGGCCTGGATCAGGCACGCCGACATCGCCAATGGCGCCACCCTGGAATTCACGATGGGCAGTGCGCCGTCGGCCTGGGGTAGCGACGCGGCCAGCCTGCCGGCTTCGCTCACGCCCTCGGGCGCGCAGCCGGAGGGCCTGGACGACCGTAGCGGCGGCGCGCGCAGCGTGACACTGGACGGCAAGCGCACCGCCGGCGCGCTGGTGGACGACGACGCGGCGACGGCGCTGTCGCTGCCGCCGCGCGCCAGCGTGGCGTTCGCATTCGCGGCGCCGACCCGGATCAGCCACTACACGATCACCGCGGGCGCATCTGCCCCAAGGGCCTGGGCTGGACGCTGGAAGGCCGCGCCGGCAAGGGCGGCTGGACCGCGCTCGACCGGCGCAGCGGCGAGCGCTTCGACTGGGAACGCCAGTTGCGGCCGTTCGGTATCGCCAAGCCGGGCGCCTACCGCGAATACCGCCTGCGCTTCGACAACGGCAGCACGGTCGAGCTGGCCGAACTCGAGCTGCTGCAGCCGGGCGCGCGCAAGCCGTCGACCGGTGTGCTGAGCGCCAGGTAAACACGACATCGGCCCGCAGTATGTACGTCCTGCCGAGGCAAGACATGCCTCGGCAGACCCCGGCGGCAGGCGGCGCGAGGCCTGTTTACTAAAATGCGCTAAAAAGCGCCGGGCCAATTGCTCTTCGATTGACGCGCCGAAAGTGGGACTGTTATAAAACCTGCTGGAAGCAGGCGGGTTTCGCGAGGCGCTATGAGGCCGGCAAGCGCCGCGTCCAGCGTTTAATAAAACAGTGTTGAATAAAAAAGTAACGGAGACACAGCATGTTGTGGATATTGGTGCTGCCATGAGCCAGGTGACCCTGCGCGACATCGCCGGCGAGACCGGGCTGTCGATCGGCACCGTCTCGCGCGCGCTCAAGAATCAGGGCGGCATGACCGAGGCAACCCGGTCGATCGTGCGCGAAGCCGCCATCCGGCTGGGCTATGACTTCTCCCTGCTCAAGAAGGGGCGCATCCGCCGCATCGCCTTCCTGCTGCACAGCCAGCACAACACGCTCACTTCGAGCCCGTTCTTCACGCCGGTGCTGCATGGCGCCGAGGAAGCCTGCCGGCGCGAGGGCATTGCCCTGTCGCTGATCGTGGTCGGCCCGGCCGAGCCGGTGCTGGAACAGATCCGCCTGCACCAGCCGGACGCGATCCTGTGCGCCGGCTTCTTCGAGCCCGAAGTCCTGAGCGCGCTGCAGCAGACCGGCAAGCCGATGGTGCTGGTGGACATGCACCGGCGCGGCTTCACCTCGATCAATCCGGACAATATGGGCGGCGGCTACCTCGCCACCCAGCACCTGCTGCGCTGCGGCCGCAAGCGCATCGCCATGCTGTCCGGCTCCCTGGCCCACTACAGCATCCAGCAGCGCAACCGGGGCTTCCGCCAGGCGCTGTTCGACGCCAGGGTGCACGCCGATCCAAGCCTCGAAGTCATCGTGCCCACCATGGGCGAGGGCGAGGAGGGCGTGATCGAGGCCATGCGCAGCCTCCTGGCCCTGCCCAAGCGTCCGGACGCGCTGTTCTGCTACAACGACAGCACCGCCCTGGTCGCCATGAAGTTCTGCCTGGCCGAGGGACTCAAGATCCCCTACGACCTCGCGATCGTCGGCTTCGACGATATCGCCGCCTCGGCCGCCGCCATCCCGCCGCTGTCCACCGTCCACGTGGACAAGGAAGCGCTGGGGCGGGCCGGGGTCGACTCCCTGCTGCACAAACCCGACGAAAACCCATCCCAGATAACCCTGCCAGTCGAGATGATCGTGCGCGAGAGCAGCTACGACGACTAGCGCACACCCACCCCAAGCCACCATGACCACTTTTCCGAACTTTCGCAGCCCGGACGTGCTGCTCGACCATGCGCGCCACACGATGCGCTTCTACCACCCGCGCGCGATCGATCCCGCCGGCGGCATGTACCACTACTTCAAGGACGACGGCGCGGTCTACGACCCGAGCCACCGCCACCTGGTCAGCAGCACGCGCTTCGTGTTCACCTATGCCATGGCTTACCGCCACTTCGGGGATCCGGCCTATCGCGAAGGCCTGACGCATGCGGTCCATTTTCTGCGCGAATCGCACCGGGCGCCGGATGGCGAAGGTTATGCCTGGATGCTGGACGGCCGCGCGATCGAGGACGGCACCCAGCATGCGTATGGCGAGGCCTTCGTGCTGCTGGCCTACGCGCATGCCACGATGGGCGGCTTGGAGGAGGCGCGTCCCTGGATCGCCGAAGCCTTCGAGCTGATGGAAAGGCGCTTCTGGAATGCGGCGGACGGGCTGTACGCCGACGAGGCGAGCCAGGATTGGCGCGAGCTGTCGACCTACCGCGGCCAGAACGCGAACATGCACGCCTGCGAGGCGCTGCTGGCGGCCCATGCGGCGACCGGCGAGCGGCGCTACCTGGAGCGCGCGTACACGGTGGCTTATAACATCACCCAGCGCCAGGCCGAGCGTTGCGGTGGCCTGATCTGGGAACACTACGACACCAGCTGGCAGCCCGACTGGACATTCAATATCGAGGACCCGGAAAACCTGTTCCGTCCCTGGGGCTATCAGCCGGGCCACTTCACCGAATGGGCCAAGCTGCTGCTGCAGCTGGAGGCGCGCGGCAAGGACGTGCTGGAGCAAGACCTGGGCTGGCTGCTGCCGACCGCGGAAAAGCTGTTCAAGGTGGCGGTTGAGAAGGGCTGGGATCCGCAACATGGCGGCCTGTGCTACTCGCTGGCGCCGGACCTGACCGTGTGCGACTTCCACAAATACTTCTGGGTGCAGGCCGAAAGCGCCGCGGCGGCGGCCATGCTGGCCGCGCGCACCGGCAATGCCGACTACTGGACCTGGTACGACCGCTTGTGGGAATACAGCTGGACCCATTTCGTCGACCACCAGCACGGCGCCTGGTACCGCATCCTCGACCGCGAGAACCGCAAGCTCTCCGACGAGAAGAGCCCGGCCGGCAAGGTCGACTATCACACCATGGGCGCCGCCTACGACATCGTGGCCGTGCTGAAGGGTGGCGCGCGTGCTTAATCCTCCCCGCATGCTGTGCGCCGGCGAGGCGCTGACCGACATGATCCACCAGGGCGACGAGCAATGGGTGAGCCGCGTGGGCGGATCGACCTGGAACGTGGCGCGCGCGCTGGCGGCGCTGGGCGAACCGACCGCCTTCGCGGGCGCCATCAGCCTGGACCGCTTCGGCGACGCGCTGTACAGCGCCAGCGAGGCCGTCGGCCTGGATACGCGGCTGCTGCAGCGGGTCGACCGTTCGCCGCTGCTGGCCGTGGTGGAGCAGGGCGAGCCGCCGCGCTACTTCTTCATCGGCGACGATTCCGCCGACCTGCACTTCGAGCCGGCGCTGCTGCCGGCCGGCTGGGCCGAGGGTCTGCGCTGGGCCCACTTCGGCGGCATCAGCCTGGCGCGCGAGCCGCTGGCTTCCAGGCTCGTTGCGCTGGCGCGTGAACTCAAGGCCCAGGGCGTGGCGATCAGCTACGACCCCAACTACCGCAACCTGATGGACGAGCGCTATGCGCCGACGCTCGAAGCGATGGCGTCGATCGCCGACCTGGTGAAAGTGTCGGACGACGATTTGCGCGGCCTGTTCCCCGGCCTCGACCTGGACGCAGCGCTGGCGCGCCTGCGCGCCTTCAATCCGGCGGCGTATTGCCTGCTGACACGCGGAGGACAGGGCGCGAGCCTGTTCCACGGCGCCGAGCGCTGCGATGCGCGGGCCCCGGCAGTCACGGTGGTGGACACCGTCGGCGCCGGCGACGCCAGCGCCGCCGGCCTGTTGACCAGCCTGGCGCATCACCCGCAACGCCCCCTGCAATCGCACCTGCACGCGGCGCTGGCCGCCGGTTCCGCCGCCTGCCTGCAGGCCGGCGCCACGCCGCCGCCGCCCGCAGCCATGCAACAACTATTCGAACAACTCGAAGGAGACGCAGCGTGATCAACAACAGCCCGATGACCCGGACCCGCACCACCCCGTTCCAGCCCATCCTGCGTGGCGTGTGCCTGGCCCTTGCCGCCTGCCTGCTGCCGCTGTCCGCCATCGATGCGACGGCTGCCAGCGCACCTGCCAAGGCTGCCGTCGCCGTCGGCACGACGCCGGTGAACACCTTCATCGGCACCCAGGACGAAGGCAATACCTTCCCCGGCGCCTCGGCCCCGTTCGGCATGATCCAGGTCAGCCCGATCGCCGACCACTACGCCGGCTACCGCTACACCGACAAGAAGATCCGCGGCTTCGGCCATTCCTTCATCTCCGGCGCCGGCTGCTGGGAACAGGGCGGGCAGCTGTCGGTGCTGCCGGTCACCGGCACCATCGGCCCCGGCGGCGACTTCGACACCGCCAAGAAGGGCGCGTTCGACCACAAGCAGTACGCCGCCGAGTACACGCATGACGGCGAAGTCGGCCAGGCCGGCTACTACAAGGTCAAGCTGACCAGCTACGGCGGCATCACGGCCGAGGCCACCGCGCTGACCCGCGCCGCCGCCGAGCGCTATACCTATGCGCCCGGGACGAAGACCGGCCACGTGCTGCTCAACCTGGGCCAGGCCAACGAGCGCCATTCGGTCATCGGCAGCGAAGTGAAGATCGTGGGCGACCGCAGTGTCGAGGGCCGTATCGTCACCAGGAGCTTCTGCGGCGGCGCCAAATACACGACCTGGTTCCGCATGGAGTTCGACCAGCCGTTCGCCAAGCGCGGCATCTGGGACGACCGCGCCGGCTGGCCCGACGTCGACGGCCCGAGCCAGCAGGGCGAGGCCAAGCCGCACGGCGTGTGGCTGAGCTTCGACCTCAAGGCTGGCCAGGCGGTGACCGCCGTCAGCGCGATCTCGCACGTCGATGCCGAAGGCGCGCGCATCAACCTGAAGGCCGAGGGCATGGAAGGTGGCAAGCCGATGACCTTCGACGCCATGAAGGCCAAGGCCCAGGCCAACTGGCAGCGCGAGCTGGCCAGCGTGCGCATCGAAGGCGGCAGCAAGGACGACCGCACCGTGTTCTACACCGCGCTGTACCACGCCTTGCTCCAGCCGCTGACCGGCAACGACGCCGACGGCCGCTACCGCGGCTACGATGACAAGATCCACACCGCGAAGGACTGGACCTACTACGAGTTCTTCTCGCTGTGGGACACCTACCGCGCCCAGAACCAGATGCTGGCGCTGCTGCGTCCGGAGCGCGCGAGCGACATCGCGACCTCGGTGCTCAAGATCCGCGAGCAGGGCGGCTGGCTGCCACGCTGGGGCTACGCCAACTTCGAGACCAA
It includes:
- a CDS encoding beta-mannosidase yields the protein MNALSAMMSSTRLLLALTLALFAGAAQAQAPLQFTIDQGWTFRMVPGDAQAGAYPEAAPSRAATVPGTVHTDLMAHGLIPDPYVGAAEAGLQWIGLADWEYRVEFDAPGAAMRNARSDLVFEGLDTFAEVWLNGHKVLDADNAHRTWRVPVEKRLRASGNVLRIVLRSPIARMLPQVAAMPHKIAGNYPSPYGDEPKDAMTANFVRKPGYHYGWDWGPRYVGAGITRPVVLESWDAVRIDDLQLRQDRVDATRADVSAIASLDAVREATVELRLWQTAPDGARTLAARQRARLAAGANRIALPVTVDGPQRWFPNGYGKQPLYRYELEVMDTADGKARLASVFARTGLRSVELRRDRDPRGTAFYFVVNGIPVFAKGANTIPFDMFQPRVKKAQLRRALELAQGANMNMLRSWGGGYYEGRDFYDLADELGLLVWQDFMFGGGMQPAYDPAFRANVVHEARDQVRRLRNHPSVVLWCGNNEQEIAWKYWGHGKTLKAADPAFADQVWKGYVQLFGTDLRQVVREEGGGIGYWSSSPSEDLQEVANSEASGDMHYWEVWGNPAHPVSKYLEITPRFMSEYGLQAWPVQRTIDAFARRDQQQLGSPVIDAHQKFMAGKGNERLMKYIEDEFGTPRDFAGFVYLSQAMQAEGIELAALHHRRSRPYTMGSLYWQLNDVWPGASWSGIDWYGRPKALHFHARRFFAPVALAALRDAGGETGVSLLNDRTRRVRGELRTRVMTLDGTVLRDDSKAVEMAPLSATRVAGYRDAGLLGKADPASTVAVFELRAEDEPPARAVVYFAPAKRIAWRDAGLNATLRRDPAHPGAYLLDVSASSVARAVWIDFGNLDADLSDNALTLLPGERITLNVTSDASEDALRAALQLRTLADAVPATLPQTRSPSAP
- a CDS encoding GH92 family glycosyl hydrolase translates to MTQNATAHDSRSAALLSDQPRSAGPRLRAIAAQVAAAALLLGCASTTPDTLGPAGGAARFSSSFETNDPMPVALAGGGVRVEAGAGPERPYTAKAKAGYTGLRALRYQAEGSGGRMQLFPVDIAIDANTTLSWKVLPEIVDDDTVASTGVSLDLVLDDGSRLSQLGALDHHGVRLGAASQAESKTLYPQQWANKSVRLGQLKGRRIKSIELEVQPAGGKAGKAVGWLDDIVIADQAPLAVTRVSDYVRATRGTQANGTFSRGNNIPATAMPHGFNFWTPVTDASTLSFMYSWNEKNGPDNRPRLQALSLSHQPSPWMGDRQTFQVMPSAASGQPDPDRQRRALSFSHEQEEARAHGYRVDFDNGIRAEIAPTERAAVFRFRFPRDADANLLFDNVDARGGLTLDAATQTLRGYTDTRSGLSNGASRMFVFARFDQPWTASGALETGRPTGYVKFKPDANGEVRMRIATSLISLEQARRNLEMEVGDAGFETVRERAQVAWDAELGRVNVQGASEDQLVTVYSNLYRLFLYPNMARPDWRHADQSGWSKDNAGGDAASTSARIIPGKNFVNNGFWDTFRTTWPAYALLTPTRAGELVDGFLQQYRDGGWMARWSSPGYADLMVGTSSDVAFADAWLKGVRGFDVHQVYEAGLKNATVAPPVSNVGRKGLAKSMYRGYADTSVHEGMSWTLEGALNDFGLARMGQALAVEEAGKGNSARARRYREESEYFASRATDYVHLFDPATNFFRGRDAKGQWRQPAASFEPRLWAADYTEANAWTFAFTTPHDVEGLASLMGGRDKLAARLDQFFATPETGEEKFSGRYKRVIHEMTEARDVRMGMYAHSNQPSHHIPWLYASVGQPWKTQALTREALRRLYLGSEIGQGYAGDEDNGEMSAWYTFAMMGLYPMRMGSPEYVIGSPAFARTDVRLENGRMLSVIAHNNSPQNVYVQSLKVNGKPWNQAWIRHADIANGATLEFTMGSAPSAWGSDAASLPASLTPSGAQPEGLDDRSGGARSVTLDGKRTAGALVDDDAATALSLPPRASVAFAFAAPTRISHYTITAGASAPRAWAGRWKAAPARAAGPRSTGAAASASTGNASCGRSVSPSRAPTANTACASTTAARSSWPNSSCCSRARASRRPVC
- a CDS encoding LacI family DNA-binding transcriptional regulator, whose product is MSQVTLRDIAGETGLSIGTVSRALKNQGGMTEATRSIVREAAIRLGYDFSLLKKGRIRRIAFLLHSQHNTLTSSPFFTPVLHGAEEACRREGIALSLIVVGPAEPVLEQIRLHQPDAILCAGFFEPEVLSALQQTGKPMVLVDMHRRGFTSINPDNMGGGYLATQHLLRCGRKRIAMLSGSLAHYSIQQRNRGFRQALFDARVHADPSLEVIVPTMGEGEEGVIEAMRSLLALPKRPDALFCYNDSTALVAMKFCLAEGLKIPYDLAIVGFDDIAASAAAIPPLSTVHVDKEALGRAGVDSLLHKPDENPSQITLPVEMIVRESSYDD
- a CDS encoding AGE family epimerase/isomerase, giving the protein MTTFPNFRSPDVLLDHARHTMRFYHPRAIDPAGGMYHYFKDDGAVYDPSHRHLVSSTRFVFTYAMAYRHFGDPAYREGLTHAVHFLRESHRAPDGEGYAWMLDGRAIEDGTQHAYGEAFVLLAYAHATMGGLEEARPWIAEAFELMERRFWNAADGLYADEASQDWRELSTYRGQNANMHACEALLAAHAATGERRYLERAYTVAYNITQRQAERCGGLIWEHYDTSWQPDWTFNIEDPENLFRPWGYQPGHFTEWAKLLLQLEARGKDVLEQDLGWLLPTAEKLFKVAVEKGWDPQHGGLCYSLAPDLTVCDFHKYFWVQAESAAAAAMLAARTGNADYWTWYDRLWEYSWTHFVDHQHGAWYRILDRENRKLSDEKSPAGKVDYHTMGAAYDIVAVLKGGARA
- a CDS encoding carbohydrate kinase family protein is translated as MLCAGEALTDMIHQGDEQWVSRVGGSTWNVARALAALGEPTAFAGAISLDRFGDALYSASEAVGLDTRLLQRVDRSPLLAVVEQGEPPRYFFIGDDSADLHFEPALLPAGWAEGLRWAHFGGISLAREPLASRLVALARELKAQGVAISYDPNYRNLMDERYAPTLEAMASIADLVKVSDDDLRGLFPGLDLDAALARLRAFNPAAYCLLTRGGQGASLFHGAERCDARAPAVTVVDTVGAGDASAAGLLTSLAHHPQRPLQSHLHAALAAGSAACLQAGATPPPPAAMQQLFEQLEGDAA
- a CDS encoding GH92 family glycosyl hydrolase → MINNSPMTRTRTTPFQPILRGVCLALAACLLPLSAIDATAASAPAKAAVAVGTTPVNTFIGTQDEGNTFPGASAPFGMIQVSPIADHYAGYRYTDKKIRGFGHSFISGAGCWEQGGQLSVLPVTGTIGPGGDFDTAKKGAFDHKQYAAEYTHDGEVGQAGYYKVKLTSYGGITAEATALTRAAAERYTYAPGTKTGHVLLNLGQANERHSVIGSEVKIVGDRSVEGRIVTRSFCGGAKYTTWFRMEFDQPFAKRGIWDDRAGWPDVDGPSQQGEAKPHGVWLSFDLKAGQAVTAVSAISHVDAEGARINLKAEGMEGGKPMTFDAMKAKAQANWQRELASVRIEGGSKDDRTVFYTALYHALLQPLTGNDADGRYRGYDDKIHTAKDWTYYEFFSLWDTYRAQNQMLALLRPERASDIATSVLKIREQGGWLPRWGYANFETNIMTGDPVTPFLVDLWRFGALKGREAEAYAALRENAFGVPAHGIRPQGRSGNPSYLKQGFVQYDRSFISKGMDTDPHHGASATLEYAAADGALAGMAQALGHLDDAKVLAQRALNWKTLWDPSVVDAETGQKGFPRPRLLDGSWFGDVGSGYDPRGDHGFHEGTAWQYQWLVPQDVPGLAAAMGGVGPALGRLDQFFDYPAVLADPNAVRKSWVVGPYSYYAQFRYNPNNEPDLHAPWMYTLMGQPWKTTTVVRAAETLFTNGPGGVTGNDDLGTMSAWYLFSALGMYPDMPGSGRFLLHAPRFVKAEIDLPQGRILRIEAPGARPGERRFVKSVNYGGRAVERVWLDWEQLQSAGTLKYQLTTQPDTKGWGTRARDLPRPPAGVAN